In a single window of the Chaetodon trifascialis isolate fChaTrf1 chromosome 19, fChaTrf1.hap1, whole genome shotgun sequence genome:
- the lyrm2 gene encoding LYR motif-containing protein 2, with protein sequence MFRSQCVLVELSNMAVTRLPHAALSLKQFLQRQKILGIYRNMLRTIRQVPDEGDRKYLRDWARDEFKRNKNATDQDAIRMMVTQANNHLEELQKSLALARS encoded by the exons ATGTTCAGGAGCCAGTGTGTCCTTGTCGAGCTGTCAAACATGGCAGTGACGCGATTACCTCATGCAGCACTTTCTTTAAAGCAg TTTTTACAGAGACAGAAGATTTTAGGGATTTACAGAAACATGCTGAGGACCATAAGGCAGGTACCAGACGAGGGAGACAGGAAGTACCTCAGAGACTGGGCGAGAGACGAGttcaagaggaataaaaatgcCACAGACCAG GATGCCATCCGCATGATGGTCACACAAGCTAACAACCACCTCGAGGAGCTGCAGAAGTCTTTGGCGTTGGCCAGGAGTTAA